Proteins co-encoded in one Rhopalosiphum maidis isolate BTI-1 chromosome 2, ASM367621v3, whole genome shotgun sequence genomic window:
- the LOC113554623 gene encoding axonemal 84 kDa protein-like, giving the protein MAKRLDGKIKTPNSGPNFKSKSDLKQMEQIRREEKALLEKQKDRELKILEHQLREKRLKPICAMLTELSRKKYEHDRKYREELDWKHWIRCDGTPNPQVVQELNTYLFVERQVCHTCDDKNSYVEKCLEIFKIMDAVDDIVDLPLDFNQFKLQCFREARDNLGRLLVEIVYGICYYLLSDYDRRMDPIDLETVAYKNSCEAFAVGLYVVCHRPRLLTDDRPPPKCDFPECLVMVDVPPQLSQQYMAVMALWLRWDPFTDRMAEFDVSKSFEMDTRDLWQYLEDAWKEQNQITQLLNEEKERSDKQLWMKKMEEKLKAFAEVDRNSYPEDLITYLDELEKIDSSTRVRSTTNDIDKEEKEPEDLRDEVDVKDEPPKTVEIETTKSINNKADIGKTLSQEIEKRQMEQIEDISNSLKYPEKPNELNPRRYWIIGGAFNVEMWKLPMQPVEFEDGSVGVLIVGPTALQPIDYHEKYEPIQLSMGFSSTSSEDEETDVKKQNQEALKKLALINIKLPENVLWFENPKPAMWNEDKKNWTTEHIYDIRFNEEKQTVSFRAGRMGSFGLAVNRYTNFPFQSWEIRPEGGSDGAGVILSVTAATVLIEFAVREDRAAMVQLQNATTVALQEMIGVYHRPDKLIRLLRRGGVNLFPEPDARHYVDGRRPPKHAVAERHAYRCMAVLSGTHQFAASRWNVHAPSDRMVMQMKETQPPAVGAADGAETTTPSSSSTGGQAGIGPYKMIMVTPERAVLLKCTEVSQVFSEEPLDKPSDVAEAGRRYAPDLLALAGHSPSDVDFKATETLFYLMDKIKFLSYS; this is encoded by the exons ATGGCGAAACGTTTGGAtggcaaaattaaaacaccTAATAGTGGCCCAAATTTTAAATCCAAATCGGATTTGAAACAAATGGAACAAATAAGACGAGAAGAAAAAGCTTTACTGGAAAAGCAGAAGGACAGagagttaaaaattttagaacaccag ctCCGCGAAAAACGATTAAAGCCCATTTGTGCCATGTTAACGGAATTGtcacgaaaaaaatatgaacacgATCGAAAGTACCGTGAAGAATTAGACTGGAAGCATTGGATACGATGTGACGGCACTCCCAATCCTCAGGTTGTACAAGAACTGAATACGTATCTCTTTGTTGAGAGACAAGTGTGTCATACTTGTGACGATAAAAACTCATATGTGGAAAAATGTTTAGAGATATTCAAAATCATGGACGCAGTAGATGACATCGTGGATTTACCGTTAGATTTCA atcAATTTAAACTGCAATGTTTCCGAGAAGCCAGAGATAACTTAGGAAGGTTACTGGTAGAAATTGTATACGGAATTTGTTACTATCTGTTGAGTGATTATGATCGTAGAATGGATCCTATAGATTTAGAAACTGTTGCATATAAAAACTCGTGTGAAGCATTCGCTGTTGGCTTATATGTGGTGTGCCATAGACCCAGGTTGCTGACTGACGACCGACCTCCGCCTAAATGTGACTTCCCCGAATGTCTTGTCATGGTCGATGTCCCGCCACAACTGTCACAACAGTACATGGCAGTGATGGCGTTATGGTTACGTTGGGATCCATTTACGGACAGGATGGCTGAATTTGACGTCTCAAAGTCGTTTGAGATGGATACCCGAGATCTGTGGCAGTACTTGGAGGATGCATGGAAAGAACAGAATCAGATAACACAACTACTAAATGAAGAAAAGGAACGTTCAGATAAACAATTGTGGATGAAAAAAATGGAAGAAAAACTTAAAGCGTTTGCGGAGGTAGATCGAAACAGTTATCCAGAAGATCTTATAACATACTTGGATGAACTTGAAAAAATTGACTCCTCTACTCGTGTTCGTTCCACAACCAATGACATTGATAAAGAAGAAAAGGAACCAGAAGATCTTCGAGATGAAGTCGACGTTAAGGACGAACCCCCAAAAACAGTAGAAATTGAAACCACGaagtcaattaataataaagcgGATATCGGAAAAACTCTAAGCCAGGAAATAGAGAAAAGGCAGATGGAACAGATAGAAGATATTTCCAATTCTTTGAAATACCCGGAAAAACCCAATGAACTCAATCCTAGAAG ATACTGGATTATTGGCGGAGCATTCAACGTGGAAATGTGGAAACTTCCTATGCAGCCCGTTGAATTCGAAGACGGGTCAGTGGGCGTGTTAATCGTCGGACCCACTGCACTGCAACCCATCGATTATCATGAGAAATACGAACCGATACAATTATCAATGGGATTTTCGTCCACGTCGTCCGAAGACGAAGAAACTGAcgtgaaaaaacaaaatcaagaAGCACTTAAGAAACTTGCGCTGATAAATATCAAGTTGCCGGAAAATGTGCTTTGGTTTGAAAATCCCAAACCAGCAATGTGGAAcgaagacaaaaaaaattggacaACTGAGCACATATACGATATCAG GTTCAACGAGGAGAAGCAGACGGTATCGTTCCGGGCCGGCCGGATGGGCTCGTTCGGACTGGCCGTCAACCGGTACACGAACTTCCCGTTTCAGTCGTGGGAGATACGGCCCGAGGGCGGAAGTGACGGCGCAGGCGTCATCCTGTCCGTGACCGCGGCCACCGTGCTGATAGAGTTCGCGGTGCGCGAGGATCGAGCGGCCATGGTGCAACTGCAGAACGCCACCACGGTGGCCCTGCAGGAGATGATAGGCGTGTACCACCGGCCGGACAAGCTGATCCGGTTGCTGCGCCGCGGCGGCGTCAACCTGTTCCCGGAACCGGACGCCCGGCACTACGTGGACGGCCGCCGACCGCCCAAGCACGCGGTGGCCGAGCGGCACGCGTACCGTTGCATGGCCGTGCTCAGCGGCACGCATCAGTTCGCCGCGTCCCGGTGGAACGTGCACGCGCCCTCCGACCGCATGGTGATGCAGATGAAGGAAACGCAGCCGCCGGCCGTCGGAGCGGCGGACGGTGCCGAGACGACgacgccgtcgtcgtcgtccacCGGCGGACAGGCTGGCATCGGCCCGTACAAGATGATCATGGTGACGCCGGAACGGGCCGTGCTGCTCAAGTGCACCGAGGTCAGCCAGGTGTTCTCCGAGGAACCGCTTGACAAGCCGTCGGACGTCGCCGAGGCCGGTCGGCGGTACGCGCCCGACTTGTTGGCGCTGGCCGGACATAGCCCCTCCGACGTAGACTTCAAGGCCACCGAAACGCTCTTCTACCTGATGGACAAGATCAAATTTTTGAGCTATTCTTGA